One segment of Pempheris klunzingeri isolate RE-2024b chromosome 20, fPemKlu1.hap1, whole genome shotgun sequence DNA contains the following:
- the LOC139220265 gene encoding 5-hydroxytryptamine receptor 3A-like, translating to MILVAFLLLIVFTEVTSCKKVCSYQDVLDHLNLTTDNSVFKLTRPILDYTHPTVVQLDIFLYAILAVIEKTQTFIPFLWATMIWSNERISWDPAQFCGISHISIPRDMLWRPDLFLYEMIEKDDSPLNPYMYVSHDGMITSEEDMKVVSTCKMDVHKFPFDTQRCNITIGSAIHYIDEIRLLPSSNSSRATQFSREVMKTQGEWEFLQLSVTSSNFTFHNRQWEQLIYTFTIRRRPLLHVINFLLPILFFLSLDLASFFIADHRGEKLGFKVTVLLAISVLLLILNDILPAMSNKTPLIATYCIVIFALMLLSLLETILVTYLMEKDAASQEKLRLKGEREDKQEKVKMDNCNREKERQTCCSCVCKIPDGEKQHELLPVAEEVNDGIQSGEPHLLLLILEQLKELQKTLNLYLGCREEGGKFVQWATRINNTFFMFYVTTVSLFLPLIFMEWNS from the exons ATGATACTTGttgcttttctcctcctgaTCGTGTTCACAG AGGTGACGTCCTGTAAGAAAGTGTGCAGTTACCAGGATGTTCTGGACCACCTGAACCTGACCACAGATAACAGCGTGTTTAAACTGACCCGGCCCAtcctggactacacacaccCCACCGTAGTCCAGCTGGACATCTTCCTCTATGCCATCCTGGCTGTG attgagaaaacacaaactttcATTCCTTTCCTCTGGGCAACAATG ATATGGAGCAATGAGCGCATCTCATGGGACCCTGCTCAGTTTTGTGGAATCAGTCACATTTCAATTCCTAGAGACATGCTCTGGAGACCAGACCTCTTCCTCTACGAGAT GATAGAGAAGGACGACTCCCCTCTGAACCCCTACATGTACGTGTCCCACGATGGGATGATCACTTCTGAAGAGGACATGAAGGTGGTCAGCACCTGCAAAATGGACGTCCACAAGTTCCCCTTCGACACACAGAGATGCAACATCACCATTGGATCGGCGATACACTACA TTGATGAAATTCGgctccttccttcctccaaCTCGTCTCGGGCCACGCAGTTTTCTCGAGAGGTGATGAAGACGCAGGGAGAGTGGGAGTTCCTCCAACTGTCCGTCACCAGCTCCAACTTCACCTTCCACAATAGACAGTGGGAGCAGCTCATATACACT TTCACCATCAGGAGGAGACCCCTCCTCCACGTCATCAACTTCCTGTTGCCCATCCTGTTCTTCCTGAGTCTGGACCTCGCCTCCTTCTTCATCGCAGACCATCGTGGAGAGAAGCTGGGCTTCAAAGTCACCGTGCTCCTGGccatctctgtgctgctgctcatcctGAATGACATCCTGCCCGCTATGTCCAACAAGACTCCACTCATAG cgACCTACTGCATTGTGATATttgctctgatgctgctcagtCTGCTGGAGACAATCTTGGTTACGTATCTTATGGAAAAAGACGCTGCATCCCAGGAGAAGCTCAGGCTGAAGGGTGAGAGGGAGGACAAACAGGAAAAGGTCAAAATGGATAACTGTAACAGAG agaaggaaagacagacCTGCTGTTCATGCGTCTGTAAAATCCCTGATGGTGAGAAACAGCACGAGCTGCTGCCTGTGGCTGAGGAG GTTAATGACGGCATTCAGTCAGGGGAGCCTCATCTCTTACTGTTGATcctggagcagctgaaggagctgcagaaaACTCTGAATCTGTACCTcggctgcagagaggaaggagggaagttCGTGCAGTGGGCCACGAGAATCAACAATACTTTCTTCATGTTCTACGTCACCACTGTGTCACTGTTTCTGCCCCTCATCTTCATGGAATGGAACAGTTAG
- the rnf157 gene encoding E3 ubiquitin ligase RNF157 isoform X3: MGALTSRQNIGVEEVDIPSNSVYRYPPKSGSYFASHFIMGGEKFDSTHPEGYLFGENTDLNFLGTRPVAFPYAAPPPQEPVKTLRSLINIRKDTLRLVRCSEDLKLPGDEAAGKNRACYNIEFTFDADTQVAITIYYQAIEEFHNGVPVYLPQDSSLQSETVHFKRGVCQQFCLPSHTVNLSEWADEELLFDMDKEIFPMVVQAVVDEGEEHLGHSHILLATFEKHMDGSYCVKPLKQKQVVDGVSYLLQEIYGIENKYNSQESKVADDEISDNSAECVVCLSDVRDTLILPCRHLCLCNACADTLRYQANCCPICRLPFRALLQIRAMRKKLSPLSPTSFNPVITSQTSDSEEHSASEHIPPGYEVVSLLEALNGPLNTSSVVPPPLHSGPSHVSGALPPYSSEPHPAPARSLSPLDHSNSSQGLKLKKSGSKSLSQNSSVLPEEEDEKSCSESEACRHKLAADQQESGVTPDSENLTLSSSGAIDQSSCTGTPLSSTITSPEDPVSTSLVQSVMSMASSHSQHSHISTDTMSSMSGSYLAGAEGEPGGDDGGDVEGEENQDAPMESRGPSQQDGEFSQEPKEQNYSVVVEEQDSEGNDVTEEDCSSPSNGKGLMYLGGYRPVLEPLPHHTSTSNINLEEQGAENRDGQSPKLPRRGPLIV, translated from the exons ATGGGGGCTTTAACGAGCAGACAAAACATCGGCGTGGAGGAAGTGGACATCCCGTCCAATTCGGTGTACCGCTATCCGCCTAAATCTG GGAGTTACTTCGCCAGCCACTTCATCATGGGGGGAGAGAAGTTTGACTCCACCCATCCGGAGGGTTACCTGTTTGGGGAAAACACAGACCTTAACTTCCTGGGGACCAGACCTGTGGCG ttccCGTACGCAGCCCCTCCACCTCAGGAACCAGTAAAGACGTTACGAAGCCTTATAAACATCCGTAAAGACACGCTGCGGCTCGTACG GTGCAGCGAGGACCTGAAGCTGCCGGGTGACGAGGCAGCGGGGAAGAACAGAGCCTGTTACAACATTGAGTTCACCTTCGACGCCGACACACAGGTGGCCATAACCATCTACTACCAGGCCATAGAGGAGTTTCACAACGGAGTGCCAGT GTACTTGCCCCAGGACAGCTCTCTGCAGTCTGAGACAGTGCACTTCAAGAGGGGTGTGTGCCAGCAGTTCTGTCTGCCCTCACACACCGTCAACCTCAGCGAGTGGGCAGATGAGGAG ctgctgtttgatatGGACAAAGAGATTTTCCCCATGGTGGTGCAGGCCGTTGTAGACGAGGGGGAAG AGCATTTAGGCCACTCTCACATACTGCTGGCTACATTTGAAAAG CACATGGATGGGAGCTACTGCGTGAAGCCTCTGAAGCAGAAACAAGTT GTGGATGGAGTGAGTTATCTGCTGCAGGAGATCTATGGGATAGAGAACAAATACAACAGTCAGGAATCAAAG GTTGCTGACGATGAAATCAGTGACAAcagtgctgagtgtgtggtgtgtttgtcgGATGTGCGAGACACACTCATCCTGCCTTGCAGACACCTGTGTCTCTGCAACGCCTGCGCAGACACTCTGCGTTACCAGGCCAACTGCTGCCCCATCTGCAGACTGC CATTCAGAGCTCTGCTGCAGATCCGAGCCATGAGGAAGAAACTCAGTCCTCTGTCACCCACCAGCTTTAACCCCGTCATCACTTCACAGACTTCTGACTCAGAGGAGCACTCG GCGTCGGAGCACATCCCTCCAGGCTATGAGGTGGTGTCTCTCCTGGAGGCGTTGAACGGTCCCCTCAACACTTCCTCAGTGGTTCcacctcctctccactctgGACCCAGCCACGTCTCTGGAGCGCTCCCCCCATACAGCAGTGAGCCTCACCCAGCACCGGCCCGCTCCCTCTCCCCTCTAGACCACTCCAACTCCAGTCAGGGACTCAAACTCAAGAAGAGTGGTTCAAA GTCACTTTCCCAGAATTCCTCTGTGCTTCccgaagaggaggatgagaagtCTTGCAGTGAATCGGAGGCCTGTCGCCACAAACTCGCGGCAGACcagcaggag AGCGGAGTGACTCCAGACAGCGAGAACTTGACTCTGTCCTCGTCTGGGGCCATTGACCAGTCATCCTGCACCGGGACCCCACtctcctccaccatcacctccccTGAAG ACCCAGTGAGCACCAGCCTGGTCCAGTCAGTGATGTCCATGGCCTCGTCCCACTCGCAGCACTCCCACATCAGCACTGACACCATGTCCTCCATGTCAGGGTCCTACCTGGCCGGGGCCGAAGGCGAGCCCGGAGGGGACGATGGGGGAGACGTGGAGGGCGAGGAGAACCAGGACGCCCCCATGGAGAGCAGAGGACCATCACAGCAGGACGGG GAGTTTTCCCAGGAGCCAAAGGAACAAAACTACTCAGTGGTTGTTGAAGAGCAAGACTCAGAG GGAAACGATGTCACTGAAGAGGATTGCTCCTCTCCGTCTAATGGGAAAG GTCTGATGTACCTCGGGGGCTACAGGCCTGTTTTGGAGCCCCTCCCCCACCACACCTCCACCAGCAATATCAACCTGGAGGAGCAGGGGGCAGAGAACAGGGACGGCCAGAGTCCGAAACTTCCCCGCCGCGGACCACTCATTGTGtaa
- the rnf157 gene encoding E3 ubiquitin ligase RNF157 isoform X2, which produces MGALTSRQNIGVEEVDIPSNSVYRYPPKSGSYFASHFIMGGEKFDSTHPEGYLFGENTDLNFLGTRPVAFPYAAPPPQEPVKTLRSLINIRKDTLRLVRCSEDLKLPGDEAAGKNRACYNIEFTFDADTQVAITIYYQAIEEFHNGVPVYLPQDSSLQSETVHFKRGVCQQFCLPSHTVNLSEWADEELLFDMDKEIFPMVVQAVVDEGEEHLGHSHILLATFEKHMDGSYCVKPLKQKQVVDGVSYLLQEIYGIENKYNSQESKVADDEISDNSAECVVCLSDVRDTLILPCRHLCLCNACADTLRYQANCCPICRLPFRALLQIRAMRKKLSPLSPTSFNPVITSQTSDSEEHSASEHIPPGYEVVSLLEALNGPLNTSSVVPPPLHSGPSHVSGALPPYSSEPHPAPARSLSPLDHSNSSQGLKLKKSGSKSLSQNSSVLPEEEDEKSCSESEACRHKLAADQQESGVTPDSENLTLSSSGAIDQSSCTGTPLSSTITSPEGSYLAGAEGEPGGDDGGDVEGEENQDAPMESRGPSQQDGEFSQEPKEQNYSVVVEEQDSEGNDVTEEDCSSPSNGKGGRSRCPELANNNQGVALCDTPSLGLDNEQAPDSRFAGLMYLGGYRPVLEPLPHHTSTSNINLEEQGAENRDGQSPKLPRRGPLIV; this is translated from the exons ATGGGGGCTTTAACGAGCAGACAAAACATCGGCGTGGAGGAAGTGGACATCCCGTCCAATTCGGTGTACCGCTATCCGCCTAAATCTG GGAGTTACTTCGCCAGCCACTTCATCATGGGGGGAGAGAAGTTTGACTCCACCCATCCGGAGGGTTACCTGTTTGGGGAAAACACAGACCTTAACTTCCTGGGGACCAGACCTGTGGCG ttccCGTACGCAGCCCCTCCACCTCAGGAACCAGTAAAGACGTTACGAAGCCTTATAAACATCCGTAAAGACACGCTGCGGCTCGTACG GTGCAGCGAGGACCTGAAGCTGCCGGGTGACGAGGCAGCGGGGAAGAACAGAGCCTGTTACAACATTGAGTTCACCTTCGACGCCGACACACAGGTGGCCATAACCATCTACTACCAGGCCATAGAGGAGTTTCACAACGGAGTGCCAGT GTACTTGCCCCAGGACAGCTCTCTGCAGTCTGAGACAGTGCACTTCAAGAGGGGTGTGTGCCAGCAGTTCTGTCTGCCCTCACACACCGTCAACCTCAGCGAGTGGGCAGATGAGGAG ctgctgtttgatatGGACAAAGAGATTTTCCCCATGGTGGTGCAGGCCGTTGTAGACGAGGGGGAAG AGCATTTAGGCCACTCTCACATACTGCTGGCTACATTTGAAAAG CACATGGATGGGAGCTACTGCGTGAAGCCTCTGAAGCAGAAACAAGTT GTGGATGGAGTGAGTTATCTGCTGCAGGAGATCTATGGGATAGAGAACAAATACAACAGTCAGGAATCAAAG GTTGCTGACGATGAAATCAGTGACAAcagtgctgagtgtgtggtgtgtttgtcgGATGTGCGAGACACACTCATCCTGCCTTGCAGACACCTGTGTCTCTGCAACGCCTGCGCAGACACTCTGCGTTACCAGGCCAACTGCTGCCCCATCTGCAGACTGC CATTCAGAGCTCTGCTGCAGATCCGAGCCATGAGGAAGAAACTCAGTCCTCTGTCACCCACCAGCTTTAACCCCGTCATCACTTCACAGACTTCTGACTCAGAGGAGCACTCG GCGTCGGAGCACATCCCTCCAGGCTATGAGGTGGTGTCTCTCCTGGAGGCGTTGAACGGTCCCCTCAACACTTCCTCAGTGGTTCcacctcctctccactctgGACCCAGCCACGTCTCTGGAGCGCTCCCCCCATACAGCAGTGAGCCTCACCCAGCACCGGCCCGCTCCCTCTCCCCTCTAGACCACTCCAACTCCAGTCAGGGACTCAAACTCAAGAAGAGTGGTTCAAA GTCACTTTCCCAGAATTCCTCTGTGCTTCccgaagaggaggatgagaagtCTTGCAGTGAATCGGAGGCCTGTCGCCACAAACTCGCGGCAGACcagcaggag AGCGGAGTGACTCCAGACAGCGAGAACTTGACTCTGTCCTCGTCTGGGGCCATTGACCAGTCATCCTGCACCGGGACCCCACtctcctccaccatcacctccccTGAAG GGTCCTACCTGGCCGGGGCCGAAGGCGAGCCCGGAGGGGACGATGGGGGAGACGTGGAGGGCGAGGAGAACCAGGACGCCCCCATGGAGAGCAGAGGACCATCACAGCAGGACGGG GAGTTTTCCCAGGAGCCAAAGGAACAAAACTACTCAGTGGTTGTTGAAGAGCAAGACTCAGAG GGAAACGATGTCACTGAAGAGGATTGCTCCTCTCCGTCTAATGGGAAAG GTGGGCGGAGCAGGTGTCCAGAGTTGGCCAATAACAATCAGGGCGTCGCCCTCTGTGACACGCCCTCTTTGGGGTTGGATAATGAGCAGGCTCCCGACAGCCGATTCGCCG GTCTGATGTACCTCGGGGGCTACAGGCCTGTTTTGGAGCCCCTCCCCCACCACACCTCCACCAGCAATATCAACCTGGAGGAGCAGGGGGCAGAGAACAGGGACGGCCAGAGTCCGAAACTTCCCCGCCGCGGACCACTCATTGTGtaa
- the rnf157 gene encoding E3 ubiquitin ligase RNF157 isoform X1, with protein sequence MGALTSRQNIGVEEVDIPSNSVYRYPPKSGSYFASHFIMGGEKFDSTHPEGYLFGENTDLNFLGTRPVAFPYAAPPPQEPVKTLRSLINIRKDTLRLVRCSEDLKLPGDEAAGKNRACYNIEFTFDADTQVAITIYYQAIEEFHNGVPVYLPQDSSLQSETVHFKRGVCQQFCLPSHTVNLSEWADEELLFDMDKEIFPMVVQAVVDEGEEHLGHSHILLATFEKHMDGSYCVKPLKQKQVVDGVSYLLQEIYGIENKYNSQESKVADDEISDNSAECVVCLSDVRDTLILPCRHLCLCNACADTLRYQANCCPICRLPFRALLQIRAMRKKLSPLSPTSFNPVITSQTSDSEEHSASEHIPPGYEVVSLLEALNGPLNTSSVVPPPLHSGPSHVSGALPPYSSEPHPAPARSLSPLDHSNSSQGLKLKKSGSKSLSQNSSVLPEEEDEKSCSESEACRHKLAADQQESGVTPDSENLTLSSSGAIDQSSCTGTPLSSTITSPEDPVSTSLVQSVMSMASSHSQHSHISTDTMSSMSGSYLAGAEGEPGGDDGGDVEGEENQDAPMESRGPSQQDGEFSQEPKEQNYSVVVEEQDSEGNDVTEEDCSSPSNGKGGRSRCPELANNNQGVALCDTPSLGLDNEQAPDSRFAGLMYLGGYRPVLEPLPHHTSTSNINLEEQGAENRDGQSPKLPRRGPLIV encoded by the exons ATGGGGGCTTTAACGAGCAGACAAAACATCGGCGTGGAGGAAGTGGACATCCCGTCCAATTCGGTGTACCGCTATCCGCCTAAATCTG GGAGTTACTTCGCCAGCCACTTCATCATGGGGGGAGAGAAGTTTGACTCCACCCATCCGGAGGGTTACCTGTTTGGGGAAAACACAGACCTTAACTTCCTGGGGACCAGACCTGTGGCG ttccCGTACGCAGCCCCTCCACCTCAGGAACCAGTAAAGACGTTACGAAGCCTTATAAACATCCGTAAAGACACGCTGCGGCTCGTACG GTGCAGCGAGGACCTGAAGCTGCCGGGTGACGAGGCAGCGGGGAAGAACAGAGCCTGTTACAACATTGAGTTCACCTTCGACGCCGACACACAGGTGGCCATAACCATCTACTACCAGGCCATAGAGGAGTTTCACAACGGAGTGCCAGT GTACTTGCCCCAGGACAGCTCTCTGCAGTCTGAGACAGTGCACTTCAAGAGGGGTGTGTGCCAGCAGTTCTGTCTGCCCTCACACACCGTCAACCTCAGCGAGTGGGCAGATGAGGAG ctgctgtttgatatGGACAAAGAGATTTTCCCCATGGTGGTGCAGGCCGTTGTAGACGAGGGGGAAG AGCATTTAGGCCACTCTCACATACTGCTGGCTACATTTGAAAAG CACATGGATGGGAGCTACTGCGTGAAGCCTCTGAAGCAGAAACAAGTT GTGGATGGAGTGAGTTATCTGCTGCAGGAGATCTATGGGATAGAGAACAAATACAACAGTCAGGAATCAAAG GTTGCTGACGATGAAATCAGTGACAAcagtgctgagtgtgtggtgtgtttgtcgGATGTGCGAGACACACTCATCCTGCCTTGCAGACACCTGTGTCTCTGCAACGCCTGCGCAGACACTCTGCGTTACCAGGCCAACTGCTGCCCCATCTGCAGACTGC CATTCAGAGCTCTGCTGCAGATCCGAGCCATGAGGAAGAAACTCAGTCCTCTGTCACCCACCAGCTTTAACCCCGTCATCACTTCACAGACTTCTGACTCAGAGGAGCACTCG GCGTCGGAGCACATCCCTCCAGGCTATGAGGTGGTGTCTCTCCTGGAGGCGTTGAACGGTCCCCTCAACACTTCCTCAGTGGTTCcacctcctctccactctgGACCCAGCCACGTCTCTGGAGCGCTCCCCCCATACAGCAGTGAGCCTCACCCAGCACCGGCCCGCTCCCTCTCCCCTCTAGACCACTCCAACTCCAGTCAGGGACTCAAACTCAAGAAGAGTGGTTCAAA GTCACTTTCCCAGAATTCCTCTGTGCTTCccgaagaggaggatgagaagtCTTGCAGTGAATCGGAGGCCTGTCGCCACAAACTCGCGGCAGACcagcaggag AGCGGAGTGACTCCAGACAGCGAGAACTTGACTCTGTCCTCGTCTGGGGCCATTGACCAGTCATCCTGCACCGGGACCCCACtctcctccaccatcacctccccTGAAG ACCCAGTGAGCACCAGCCTGGTCCAGTCAGTGATGTCCATGGCCTCGTCCCACTCGCAGCACTCCCACATCAGCACTGACACCATGTCCTCCATGTCAGGGTCCTACCTGGCCGGGGCCGAAGGCGAGCCCGGAGGGGACGATGGGGGAGACGTGGAGGGCGAGGAGAACCAGGACGCCCCCATGGAGAGCAGAGGACCATCACAGCAGGACGGG GAGTTTTCCCAGGAGCCAAAGGAACAAAACTACTCAGTGGTTGTTGAAGAGCAAGACTCAGAG GGAAACGATGTCACTGAAGAGGATTGCTCCTCTCCGTCTAATGGGAAAG GTGGGCGGAGCAGGTGTCCAGAGTTGGCCAATAACAATCAGGGCGTCGCCCTCTGTGACACGCCCTCTTTGGGGTTGGATAATGAGCAGGCTCCCGACAGCCGATTCGCCG GTCTGATGTACCTCGGGGGCTACAGGCCTGTTTTGGAGCCCCTCCCCCACCACACCTCCACCAGCAATATCAACCTGGAGGAGCAGGGGGCAGAGAACAGGGACGGCCAGAGTCCGAAACTTCCCCGCCGCGGACCACTCATTGTGtaa
- the srsf2a gene encoding serine and arginine rich splicing factor 2a isoform X1, which produces MSYGRPPPDVEGMTSLKVDNLTYRTSPETLRRVFEKYGRVGDVYIPRDRYTKESRGFAFVRFLDKRDAEDAMDAMDGALLDGRELRVQMARYGRPPDSMYSRRGAPPRRYGGYGRRSRSRSASPRRRRRSRSRSRSRSRSRSRSRHHYSRSRSRSYSRSRSRSKSKSKSRTPRRSKSKSPSRSRSRSRSKSRSRTPPSNRGSKSRSRSRSKSKSRPKSPEDNGEES; this is translated from the exons ATGAGCTACGGAAGGCCGCCGCCAGACGTTGAGGGGATGACCTCTCTCAAAGTGGACAACCTGACTTACCGAACTTCGCCGGAGACCCTGCGACGAGTTTTCGAGAAGTATGGCCGTGTTGGGGATGTCTATATCCCCCGGGACAGGTACACCAAGGAGAGCCGCGGGTTCGCCTTCGTGCGGTTCCTCGACAAGCGCGACGCCGAGGACGCCATGGACGCGATGGACGGCGCGCTGCTCGACGGGCGGGAGCTTCGAGTGCAGATGGCCCGCTATGGACGTCCCCCGGACTCGATGTACAGCCGGAGAGGGGCTCCGCCACGCAGATATGGAGGGTACGGGCGAAGAAGCAGGAG CCGATCAGCCAGCCCTCGTCGCCGCAGACGTAGCCGCAGCCGCTCCAGGAGCAGAAGCCGTTCCCGATCCAGGAGCCGCCACCACTACAGCCGCTCCAGGTCCCGCTCCTACTCCAGGTCCCGTTCCAGGTCCAAGTCTAAGTCCAAGTCCAGAACCCCCAGGCGGAGCAAGTCAAAGTCTCCTTCCAGGTCCAGATCCCGCTCCAGGTCCAAATCAAGGAGTCGAACCCCGCCTTCCAATAGAGGGTCCaagtccaggtccaggtccaggtccaaATCCAAGAGTAGGCCTAAATCTCCAGAGGACAACGGAGAAGAGTCTTAA
- the srsf2a gene encoding serine and arginine rich splicing factor 2a isoform X2: MSYGRPPPDVEGMTSLKVDNLTYRTSPETLRRVFEKYGRVGDVYIPRDRYTKESRGFAFVRFLDKRDAEDAMDAMDGALLDGRELRVQMARYGRPPDSMYSRRGAPPRRYGGRSASPRRRRRSRSRSRSRSRSRSRSRHHYSRSRSRSYSRSRSRSKSKSKSRTPRRSKSKSPSRSRSRSRSKSRSRTPPSNRGSKSRSRSRSKSKSRPKSPEDNGEES; this comes from the exons ATGAGCTACGGAAGGCCGCCGCCAGACGTTGAGGGGATGACCTCTCTCAAAGTGGACAACCTGACTTACCGAACTTCGCCGGAGACCCTGCGACGAGTTTTCGAGAAGTATGGCCGTGTTGGGGATGTCTATATCCCCCGGGACAGGTACACCAAGGAGAGCCGCGGGTTCGCCTTCGTGCGGTTCCTCGACAAGCGCGACGCCGAGGACGCCATGGACGCGATGGACGGCGCGCTGCTCGACGGGCGGGAGCTTCGAGTGCAGATGGCCCGCTATGGACGTCCCCCGGACTCGATGTACAGCCGGAGAGGGGCTCCGCCACGCAGATATGGAGG CCGATCAGCCAGCCCTCGTCGCCGCAGACGTAGCCGCAGCCGCTCCAGGAGCAGAAGCCGTTCCCGATCCAGGAGCCGCCACCACTACAGCCGCTCCAGGTCCCGCTCCTACTCCAGGTCCCGTTCCAGGTCCAAGTCTAAGTCCAAGTCCAGAACCCCCAGGCGGAGCAAGTCAAAGTCTCCTTCCAGGTCCAGATCCCGCTCCAGGTCCAAATCAAGGAGTCGAACCCCGCCTTCCAATAGAGGGTCCaagtccaggtccaggtccaggtccaaATCCAAGAGTAGGCCTAAATCTCCAGAGGACAACGGAGAAGAGTCTTAA